The proteins below are encoded in one region of Asticcacaulis excentricus CB 48:
- a CDS encoding oligosaccharide flippase family protein gives MATNIIASWGANLVKVMVQLVMLPVMARVLGPAEMGLYALALPILALVMPLADAGLANSLAREKPDNHRVWSTSFWMLMFISLLLAVSVYGGSFGVAHTSNQPRLPQIVLALCAIFPLMGLGVLPMARMIQKGRLVAPAIIDMASNLLGAGIGIAGALSGYGVWSMVAQYVSVFAIRAFLLNACELYWPRMVLDFSGLKSHLGLGGSITLSKIAESAGRVAENSQVSRILGASALGAYGFANQVARFLSEAVGNSLWANLYYQSLHCEHDRLGPQLIRMNRLLCHILIPASFLGAALSPTFLPFVLGDKWVDAGWPLAIFCLTYPFTIMSNLVGAVLYARGHAIIPMSVAVLTACARFGAIFLFLPYGLMSACIGVGAISILQAIGSFLASREVIGIRISEVLVTSFWPVTAALLGFWGAFTILLYRHDIEGGIYAAACFGGIYVLAQIMFDRSRFLTDASGIVELVRRKKTKSEPTV, from the coding sequence ATGGCGACGAATATCATCGCCAGCTGGGGCGCAAACCTGGTCAAGGTGATGGTCCAGCTCGTCATGCTGCCCGTTATGGCGCGGGTACTCGGCCCCGCGGAAATGGGGCTCTATGCTCTGGCACTGCCAATCCTCGCCCTTGTTATGCCCTTAGCCGATGCGGGTCTTGCCAATAGCCTGGCACGGGAAAAGCCCGATAATCACCGCGTATGGTCCACCTCATTCTGGATGCTGATGTTTATCAGCTTGCTGCTTGCCGTAAGCGTCTACGGAGGCTCTTTCGGTGTGGCCCACACCTCCAACCAGCCACGCTTGCCTCAGATCGTTCTGGCGCTATGCGCGATATTTCCGCTGATGGGTCTCGGCGTTTTGCCAATGGCCCGCATGATTCAGAAAGGTCGTCTTGTGGCCCCGGCGATCATAGACATGGCCAGCAATCTCCTAGGCGCTGGTATCGGTATCGCAGGCGCCCTTTCAGGCTATGGTGTGTGGTCTATGGTCGCTCAGTACGTGTCTGTTTTCGCGATCCGCGCCTTCCTTCTAAACGCATGCGAACTCTACTGGCCTCGTATGGTTCTGGATTTCAGTGGCCTGAAGAGCCACCTCGGCCTCGGTGGATCGATTACACTCTCAAAAATTGCTGAATCCGCTGGCCGCGTTGCCGAGAACTCCCAGGTTTCCAGAATCTTGGGCGCGTCAGCACTAGGCGCCTATGGCTTTGCCAATCAGGTCGCCCGCTTCCTGTCTGAGGCTGTGGGAAACTCGTTGTGGGCCAATCTGTACTATCAGAGCCTACATTGTGAGCACGACCGCTTAGGTCCGCAGCTGATACGCATGAACCGCCTTCTCTGCCACATCCTGATCCCGGCTTCATTTTTGGGCGCCGCCCTCTCCCCGACGTTTCTGCCTTTCGTACTGGGCGACAAATGGGTAGACGCCGGCTGGCCCTTAGCGATCTTTTGCCTTACCTATCCTTTCACGATTATGTCCAACCTTGTGGGGGCGGTTCTCTATGCAAGAGGACACGCCATAATCCCGATGAGTGTCGCTGTGCTCACGGCCTGTGCACGATTTGGCGCCATTTTTCTTTTTTTGCCTTATGGACTGATGTCAGCATGCATCGGCGTCGGCGCAATCAGCATATTGCAGGCGATTGGTTCTTTCCTTGCCTCCCGCGAGGTCATAGGTATTAGGATTAGCGAGGTCTTGGTAACTTCGTTCTGGCCGGTCACAGCAGCTCTGCTGGGCTTCTGGGGAGCCTTCACAATCCTGCTTTATAGGCACGATATTGAAGGTGGCATATATGCTGCCGCATGCTTTGGCGGGATATACGTACTGGCCCAGATCATGTTCGACCGCTCACGCTTCCTCACGGATGCCAGCGGCATTGTTGAGCTCGTCCGTCGCAAGAAAACGAAATCCGAACCGACCGTATAA